One genomic segment of Oncorhynchus masou masou isolate Uvic2021 chromosome 16, UVic_Omas_1.1, whole genome shotgun sequence includes these proteins:
- the LOC135557436 gene encoding claudin-20, with the protein MASSAMQILAFALALLGVLGATVATLLPNWKVSADVGSNIMTAISQMQGLWMDCTWYSTGVFSCTLKYSVLSLPAYLQTARTTMVLSCMMACLGLCLAALGLKCTRWGGSHRAKGHAAIGAGGCFILAGILCLVPASWFTNEVITTFLDSNVPESSKYEPGGAVYVTFVSAGLLLAGGVIFCLSCPGKREGQLDYTSTSTSTTFPDKLLQQQINQEQVQRDQLQRDLILREQLQRGQKDFEQQTSPNEQSSREQLQRGDKGPQDEAHEADEIQQEEPLQEKPLHEDKGTQQFYSPSRVPPKDARAGYSLQDYV; encoded by the coding sequence TGAGTGCCGACGTGGGCTCCAACATCATGACTGCCATCTCCCAGATGCaggggctgtggatggactgCACCTGGTACAGCACCGGCGTGTTCAGCTGCACCTTGAAGTACTCCGTGCTGTCGCTGCCCGCCTACCTGCAGACCGCCCGGACGACAATGGTTCTGTCGTGCATGATGGCTTGCCTTGGCCTCTGTCTCGCTGCCCTGGGGCTCAAATGTACCCGCTGGGGGGGCAGTCACCGGGCAAAGGGACACGCGGCCATCGGGGCGGGGGGTTGCTTCATCTTGGCTGGCATCCTCTGCTTGGTGCCCGCTTCCTGGTTCACTAACGAGGTAATCACTACCTTCCTGGACTCCAACGTACCCGAGAGCAGTAAATACGAACCTGGGGGGGCCGTGTACGTGACCTTTGTCTCTGCCGGCCTACTGCTGGCCGGTGGGGTCATCTTTTGTTTGTCGTGTCCCGGGAAAAGAGAGGGGCAGTTGGATTATACGTCGACATCCACCTCTACCACCTTTCCtgacaaactactgcagcagcaGATAAACCAGGAGCAAGTACAGCGTGACCAGCTCCAGCGTGACCTGATACTGCGGGAGCAACTGCAACGGGGGCAGAAGGACTTTGAACAGCAGACGTCTCCTAATGAGCAGTCAAGCCGCGAGCAGCTTCAACGGGGTGACAAAGGGCCCCAGGATGAGGCCCACGAAGCTGACGAAATCCAGCAGGAGGAGCCTCTACAGGAGAAGCCTCTACATGAAGACAAGGGAACGCAACAGTTCTACTCTCCATCCAGAGTCCCTCCAAAAGACGCCCGGGCTGGCTACAGCCTGCAGGACTATGTTTAA